The window gttttaacttaacttgatttggtttagcttaacttggtttgttttaacttggttatagaaagggagattttttcttaatagaattctgttatttttttcctttgtaaccgacgacaagcctataaaaaggaataGGTGGTGACCCCTAAAATCTaataataattttctataatcctcttccctccttgtggtcggcgcccctcttcccttgctagggccAACCACATATCCACCTAGGGTTGGCCACATCTCTTCCTTGTGGCCAGCGCCCCTCCTCCTCCACAACTAGGGTCGGcgtctccctcctcttccttggtgggtggcggcttgaagaagttggagaagaggaagaagaggaaaggaagaagagaaggaagagaaggtgccccatcctagagtctCCTTTTGTAGCCAGtagtttggaaaccgagaagaggagggtggtgttgtcttggtagatcgtcgcccacacgacgtccaaaaagtggagaggaatacggcagaaaatcaagaggtctttagctacgaagaaaggtacaactagttctttaattccactgcgtaattagtttagttttctttgtatcatttttgaataccaacacaagaggccagcgatcttgtacttcgatcaaggtgtgctttgatcaatcaagaacttactTGATTCAGCTTTGATCAAGAACTTCGATCAAGGTGCTGCTTGGTCTttcgatcgggggatcttctgtatgacgatCTCCTTAAAGTTGGCCTTCGACTTCTCAAAGGCTTCCACATAGAGCTTGAGTCAGCCATTATTTATCTCGAACGTCCCTGAGAGCTACTGAGCAACCAACTGAGAgttcgagtggatgaggactttaatgGCTCCCATATGCCGGGTTGCCTGTAAGCCGGTTATTAATGCTTCCCATAGACGACACCAATATGATCCAATCTGAAAGTCGATGatatggaaagctggggatgtggatATCCTGTTAACCGCTCGTAGACTCCGCTCCACCCTACAAGACAGATGACGTCAGTACCGAGCTAGGGAAGGAGTCCCCGACGTTAgctctccgatgctcaagtcagtcaccggcgatgatGTAGAAGGCGAGCAACAAGAATGAAGACAGTAGCACAAATAGTATATATCGCGTACCTccaccgatgcttggacccccctttatatagagctcctatagCGCGCACACGCTTCCCCAAGTGAGCACACTTCTCAAAGTTTCTCCTGAAAAGActtatcagtaaagtgtccctgagacaataccttaacaagtcgagcatatctctgatgtgataGTGGAAGTTTTCGTCGTACGATCTTCCTGTTGATCATGCCTAGTGTCAATGaaactaactcccaaaaggatgtcaagagAGATAACACAGTGGGTCCATTGCTAGGCTGAGCGGGTTAGCCGCTCTGCCGAAACTTCGCTGCGCCTGTGCCACGTCTGCTCGGCCAGAACTCCGCTGAGCCTGTACTGCATCCGCTCGGCCGGAACTCTGCTAAGTCTGTGTCACATCCGCTCGGACGGAACTCCGCTGAGCCTGTGCCGAATCATGTTGCCTAGCTGAGCAGGGTAGCTGATCGGCCAAGATTCTGCATATCGTCTCATCCTCTTGGTGTCCAACAACATTCCATTGAGCATCGGTCGTTTGACACCTCCCCAAGTCAAATGTAGGGTCGGACCGGAGCCTTCTCCTCCCGGTCAGGGGCCTAATCGCCCGACCGACCAATGCGATTATCCTCCGTTTGGCCATATGATAATTgaacgttgaccactttgactgTGACCTCCATCGTGACAACCGACTCATGCCGGGTGGGCTCCTCCTTATCGCCGCATCaataattatttcaatttattaaattcaataattttaaaatttcgaaTTCAACTAAATAGATTGAAACAAATTGATATTAATTGATCGATatatttgaattacaattcaacTAATCAATCAAATTGATTCTATATTCAATATAGATTGATAAGTCGAtccaatttattaaattttattgattaatttagtaACTATTTGATTTAATCTATTTTATAAGTTTGATTCGTTGATTTAATTTGTAATCGAATGGTTACCTCTACTATTAAACATTACACTcattacaagaaaaaagcctaacaacaacggtttttcactgttgtcgtagcccactttgaactgttgttaaaggccgtgttgttaaaaggggtgcccaaagacaacagtttttaaccattgtctttgaaggcaaagacaatatttttacaacagtgaaaaactgttgtctttttcttcaaagacaacaatttttcaccgttgtctttgagcgtctacctttaataacagggtcttcaacaacagttttaaactatctacgacaacggtgaaaaaccgttgtcttttttagaaaaaaaataaaaaaaattaatacacaattttccaatattataaatcattcaaaatactaaatttcaaaataaaatttaatatacaattttctaacattcaaaaataatatctataacattctgaagaaatttcataagcaaccaacaaaatttcataagcaaccaacaaaatgataacactattaaaacaaaggtagaacaatataacacaagattttctacttagatgtcggtgaagaggagggattgcagctcctagtgctccttaatttgttaaagtctcttcatttttttagcttgtcggcattcttcccaatactcttgaggacacctattcgaataaagatatatattacaaattagcaACTAAACTGTACGTgtgattctaattgcactgcataaatgttacataaccataaaaaccatttgatatagtcatctAATAGAAGTGCAAAAAGTGTTATGTAcgtaacataaatggtaacctcttgaaacaatatgatggctcttaaatttcttattaagcagaattttcattctatgtcactgcatacaaagtttctattataaatcatgtaaacattatttttcccagtGATCAAGCAGCATGTATTAGAGGGTTCAAACATTAATATCTTCTCTAGTGTCCCAAAACATTAGCTTGAAGAGTACATTTGAAGAGGTAATATAAAACATAATGCCAAAGGAACATGTTTACATGGTGCAGTCTCATTAGTTCTTAATTTGCCTCAACTTGAGAGTTCAACTAATTTCTTGAGTTTGCATGGTGTAATCTTTTGGGTCTCAATCTCATGAAGGTGGAAGGGGCTACTGCAGAGGGAGGAAGAACTCCCTGCATCTGGGACACCTTTGCACACGAAGGTTAAATTTCGTTTAACAAGAAAAAAGCACTAATTTAGTGACTGCAAACTCTAAAATGTCTTCAGAATCTCAGGGAGAACAGAGGACAAAAGAACTGGAGACATAGCAGCTGATCAGTATCACAAGTACAAGGTCGATCGTGAGTTTTTTTAGGCAATTATGCTATCCTGTGAACTGTAGGCATAtaaaattttggtttttcttattgTCAGGAAGATGTGAAGTTGATGCATGACATGGGCCTGGATGCCTACAGATTCTCTATCTCCTGGAGCAGAGTCATTTCTAGTCGTCATTCACCTTGCAATAATTTATTTTCCTGACCAAATAGTTTAAGCATTACATGATTCTAATTGGTGCCATGTTGCAGATGGTAGAGGGTCAGTTAATCCAGAAGGGGTGCAGTATTATAATAACTTGATCAATGAACTCAAGAAATATGGTACAATTAGAATAGTGGTCATACCTTAACAATTTTCAGTCACAATTTTACCAAACTGTGTTTGGCCGGCAGGAATTGAACCTCATGTCATTCTTCTTCACTTTAACCTCCCCCAATCTTTGGAAGATGAATATTCTGGACTCTTGAGCCCAAAGATTGTGTACATTTCTACTACAACCCTTTCATTTGCATCTCCTCGAATACTGTCTAAGATAGTGTCCATTGTGATGCAGAGAGGACTTCACTGCTTATGCTGATGTGTGCTTTAGAGAGTTTGGGGATAGAGTGAAATACTGGATCACTGTCAATGAGCCAAACATTGAACCCATCCTTGGCCATGATCTGGGAATATTTCCACCAAATCACTGTTCTTCCTCCTTGGCCTCTTCCCTTGGCCTCAATTGCAGCAAAGGGAATTCATCTGTTGAACCATATGTAGCTGGTCATAACCTTTTGTTTTCCCATGCATCAGCAGTCTCCCTATACAGAAAGAAATATTAGGTTTCAGCATTAGTTTCTCTTTTAATTGAATGATCTAAATGTTATTCAGGGTGTTATCTAAAATAGAGTGTTGTTCTTGTGCAAAAGCCAAATCAAGGGGGATATATTGGAATTACCTTACTAGGGATCTGGTTTGAGCCAGCTACAAGATTACCAGATGATATAGCAGCAGTTAATAGAGCACTCGATTTTCTAATAGGCTGGTGAGTAAAGCAAACAATACACTGAAATCTTTGTTTTTGTTCTGACTGGTGACATCAAAAAATTGTTTTCTCTAGTCTAAGATAATACTGATGCACAATAATGCCATTACTTCCAAAAAGACATCATTGTTTGGAGAAAAAGAACGCTAATAAAATGGCAATTCATAAGAGTTAGACAACTGATAAAACTTATAAATGTGTAATATAAAGTCAAGATTCGAGAATGTGAAAATGAGTAGAACAATAAAAAGAGATGCACGAGCAAATATTTGCTCATGATAAAAAGCATAGAGCATGAACCAACCAAGGTATATGTTCCATAACCTTTTTAAGTGAAAGGGTCACTATCTATTCATCTCCATTTGGCTCATGGGCATCAAACAAATTCCTTTTATGGCATCAACCAAAATTTACTTCATAATCGCAAATAACCAGCAAAAAAGAGGTCATTTTTAAACATTTTATATGACTAACATAACCAACTCACATCTTTTAGATATCTAGGCAATTAAAGAATGACAAAGGACAAAGcataagacaaaaaaaaaaagcaataaGAGAGAGAACCTTCTCTAACTGTTTAAAGTCATCTTCCACTGAACTTGCAACATTATGTACATTATAATCAATCCATCAAACATGGTTCCCTGTTAATATCACATGTATCATAACATGatgcatggtatccacataaactCCAGGTCACTAAGTATCAAAAGAAAAACTTACTTGATCTATGTCAAGGAATGAGAAATCTTATTATGATTTGAACAAGTTCCTTCACTGATTCTACAACCTTTAACAAAAATTATCCATAAAGTCCTGAAACATTTAGATGATACTAATACGCATAGCCATTGAACCTCATAACACCAACCCACAAATGAATAAGATGGATTTACTGACCCAGGCAATCCAAATGTTTCAAAATATATTACCTGTATAATCTCCCTTTCCCTCTCTCTTGTCAATGCTTCATTTTACTTCAGTGTGGAAATTTGAACATCACTAAAACCTTGCAAAAAGGGTCAAAACCAAAGAAAAAAAGATCAGAATAGAAATTAAGTTATTAACATGTGAGATGGAAACAATCTTATGTTTAAtcatggaagaaaaaaaaatccgcACACTTGAGTCAACAAATCATTAAGAAGTTTTGCACTAATAGTTGTCTAAGCTGCCCATTAGACATTCATTTCATAACTTAACTCAGACCTACtgacaaagaaaaagaaagaattaCCACATCAGTGAAGGCGTCTTCTTTAGTAAATGGTGAGGAGGAGGCATTAAAGAAACACTAGCAGAGAAAGTCGAGGCGACACTAGTGAGGAGGCAGCGAAGATGGATGAAAGTCGAGGTGGCGAGGAGGAGGCGCTGGTGAGAAGGAGGCAACAAAGATGGCTGAAAGTAGAggccgcgaggaggaggtggcgaggccgaaagttgaggcgatgaagagggcggcgaggaaggaggcagcgaagagggtggtgaggagggaggcggcgaagagggcggtgaggagggaggcggcgaagaaggcggtgaagagggtggtgaggagggaggaggcgaagagggtggtgaggagggaggcgacgaagagggcggtaAGTAGGAGGCGGCGAAGActagggttttgggaaagagacagaaaaaaacaaggcgtaaacaacacttaatagacagaaaaatgacgaaggagaaaaagtggtgaaagaaaaaacaatcgcattcaacaacacttaatagacaacggtttttaaaaaccgttgtcgtaatcctaaaaaagcgcacatagacaatagttttaaaaaactgttgtcgtaccctttaaaaaccgttgtcgtatccacaaaaaaacataaatagacaacggtttttaaaaaccgttgtcataggctaaaaaaattactaaaagacaacagtttttgttaaaaccgttattaaaaggcaaaaagacaacggtttggtataaaaccgttgtcgtttgagtattgttgaatgacgtttttcttgtagtgactacATTTTGAAAAGATGCCTCTAGGTTCACAATTATtattttatcccttatttttaaagtattatcGAAATGTCTCTTGATCCTACTTGAGTCTATCGACGAATGAGATTGATGTTGATTTTGTAGTTGATCACCAAGGAATAGCGGGGACTAGTGAAGGGATTTATCAAAGTCTGAATGGAATATAACAAGGAAGAGAGAGTTAGAATGAAGGTTAGGAGGTTCCCTAATGCAGTCACTCCATTGCTTAATTAAGTTTCTGGCAAGgaagaatgaagaagaaagagaacCATAATTTAGGATTTATGGAAGTCTAGGTGTGTGTGAGTACTTGTGCCTACGGAAGTAGGCAAtcttttatagggttgtagttgcACCATCACGTTCTCCATGTGTTTTTAGATTTCCTCTTACATTACTCATGTTTCCTGCAATAAATAGTTACATTTTTCCATGTTCTCCCACAAAATAGTTGTTGGTCCTTGTTAGGTCGGCTAGAGGGGAGGTAAATAGCCCTATAATAAAATAGAATAATCTTTTGCTTTTCGAACTTAACAAGGATATAAGTTAGTTACGCACAAGCAATTAACattaaagaaataataacaacttaaaagaaaagaggcacaatagttacttggttacaacctattgttggtgcagggtgcatctgaatcaaacctgagttttgatgttgtcaaaagttcaagttaagtcttgttgtgatctaacaagttgaccaaGTGTGTAGACTGTTTACTCAAtcaagaaagtcctaattggaggctaggcaggaaagaCTTAGCAGATCATAAAAGTCaggcggaaagtccaagtgggttgaaAGGACTCAACAATTGGCAGGGAAGCTTGATAAGTTTCGTGAACCAAAGATTGAGGGAAAGTCCTGGGTGGCCGATCTAATGCTAAGAGGCAAAGTACAAACAGGTCTATAGGACCaaggtttggcaggtaggttgaggtaagcaactagaggagcgacagtgaggttgtgatcctgaaaggaacaacctaaggtcgctgatccagctgaagaaaccaggaaggtttgcaagttgagatcaagacagttctactgtctaatactactcatgcatcaaatataatattactgtgctaacctttgttttacaggattatattgtctaacactgttttgtagatCCAGCCTAGTCGGTCAACCAAACATAGGGATTGGTCGACGGAACCAGGTGGACTCAGACCAAAGATCAGATCAGAGAAGAACAAAGAGGAGTTTGATTCAagtctgatcgatcgaccgaaccttgatgatgtgacacagaTCAGATCGAGCTAATGCAGAGAAGGAAACCTGGCTGATCGGTCAACCTAATAGCAGCATCAGTCAACCGAATGATCATTGCATTAAAACCatattaagtgtgaatctcggcAAACAGGGAAGGTCATCATTAAGTCGATCGAACaaggggatcagtcgatcgaaccattaAAGGTCAATTAATGCTCGAAGATCATATCACAGCGAAGCAAGAAGGGAGCGGGTGTGGTCAaccgaacccaaggatcgatcgactgaatgttgatgattcttataaaagtggTGCTCAAGGTTCGAGGTTGATTATTGGTTCTGAGTTCATCTCTATGCAAAGCTGATGTTCGTGCGACAAGTCTACTACTCATCTCCAAGCAAGCTGTTGCTCCATCCAAGAAGTACTGACTAAGTTTCATCCTACATACACATTTCATTGTAaccttcggaaagaaggattttagtgaattgcccaatggtgcgatctgtaggattgaaaagaatttagatatctccataatggtatggtattgtccactttgggcctaagccctcatggttttgctcttgggatctacccaaaatgcctcaagccaatggagatatcttttctcttataaacccatgatctttcccatgtgttttcaatgtgggactatgtttgcaaccttgcaaccccaacaatcccacctcaaacaaaggaccataggcttcccatgtccgatctgttggttgctactcggaatatcataccggttcccctgtacaaaaattttgtacaagtcctaaacctttcctaacaacctattgtgttctttagaaattaaattttgaatcacaaacggaacttaacattattgattccaaattcaacttatctgttcttagtggtttagacttggatcgcaaacgatgcttaacattattgatctaaatccacccatgttacaaagttgattaaatatttatttcaaggatcggcttccaggttaaacatagcgaggcactgggtcttcttgggtatgagatcatccaccacttcctagacaaagcctttcaatgaaattcaatatttaatctccttatagtaaccctaggtttaaccaataagaacaatcgaatcacaagatcgaaaaaaaaacaaaagaaacacaaatcgaatcataaatctgaaacctagaatcactagcctcttgtgtttggtatttcaagatctaaacaaaaagataaactagttatgatgcggaaactaataactagttattaccttttgtagcttatagacctcacgatcttctgtcgtattcctcttcttatctcggacgtcgtgtgggcgacgatataccgagacgagaatccacctaagcttccttcttctccttgcaagtttcggccaacaacaacctccttgagatgaagaacttcggccacctaccaagctccaagggatgccaaGAAACAACGCCTCCTatatctccttcttcctttagcaagatccAGCCaacaccaagctccttgagatgagatgccgccgtacaccaaggaagaagaataggggaagatgAAGGATGAGGGCCAGCCACCAccaaagaagagaagagaggaataatagatgtgttttagtgaggtgagacacctctaccctctcttttatattccttggtcttggcaaataaggaaagttttattaaaaacttccttattctccttgctaatgaaaggaaaatttaattaaaattacctTTTAACccttttaatggtcggccaccaagattcctccaaataaggaaagttttaaacataaaattaaaacttcctaatttgtttccagaaatttttaaaataaaaatttctcttaaaaattcccttcatggttggttataaaagaaaacttttataaattaaaatctctcttttaaaacatgtggatgattaaaattaaggaaaattttctctaaaattaaaatctttcttttaactacaaataaggaaagatatcaaatctttctcttaatcttttgtagaaactataaaaagaaagatttaattttaaaactctcttttaaatcatggcttccacatatggaaagattttaaaaaataaaatctcttttattttaacTGTGGTCGGCTACCAACTTGGACTCCaagttagggccgaccacctacttgatccatcttggtcggcccttgcttgggctccaagcttggcttgaccgaccaccttaggatgggtaagaaggtgagtataggtaggtataacaatttataaataagaggctacgacagggaccgagaggaggaattggttttggtctcccgatgaacttgagcttcccgtgtttgccccgaacacccaactcgagttcatcaataataactcattccactaaagagttattattgaactaccacaccaatctcatattactatatagactccttcttatcatgagtgtgtaaatctccctgtgtttaagatatcgaatgcccactaattaaatgagttacttacaactcacttaattaatatctagctccaagagtagtaccactcaaccttattgtcatgtcggactaagtccacctgcaggctttacatgacaatccttatgagctcctcttggggacattatcaacctagatcactaggacacagtttccttctataatcaacaacacacactataaataatatcatttcccaacttattgggcctcttgatttatcgaactaaatctcacccattgataagtcaaagaaataaatactagatatatgcgcttgttattatatcaggattaagagcacacacttcgataataacaaaggtcttgttcttttattcagtcagtataaaaagaacttaccttaaatggtcctgctcaatacactcatagtgtactagtgtaattttatagttaagataaactaataccaaattacactttgactattccaatggtttgttcccttccatcttagtcgtgagctactttttataatttataaggaattgataatatgatcttctgtgtgtgacaccacacaccatgttatctataatataaattaattgaacaactacacttagcatataaatgtagtttgaccaatgtgattctttatttcaaaataaaatatttacaaaaagctaggcttttagtatacactcttacaatctcccactaatactaaaagactatgctgtcataaatgttgccatacatctgattctcattccttcaacatgccgatcgaaagctttcgcgagaaggaccttagtgaaaggatttgccaggttatctgctgatgtaatcttggcaacaataacttttcctcgctttacgatgtctcgtatcaggtggtacttgcactctatgtgtttactcaccttgtgggctcgtgattccttcgagtttgctactgcaccgctattatcacaataaattgtgatgattttgggcaaaccaggaatcacatctaagtccattaggaagttcctaagccatacaacttctttggctgcctcagaggctgccacatgctcagcttccatggttgagtctgaaacgcatttctgctaacactcctccatgcaatggctccacctcctaaagtaacactacaagaaaaaccctcatagacatcggttttccaccgctatcTATTACAAAattgaccgatgtctatgaaggcgatgtaaaaggtctgccattttagacatcgggttataaccgatgtagtatcacctaataacaccggttttcgaatcggttataaaccggtgtagtatcacttaacgacactgtttcaacaacggtgtaaaactgatgtaatattagttaatgacaccggttttagcaggggtggaaaaccgatgtaatatcagtattgtttaacgacagggattcgatttccgaaacagtgaaaaattgatattatacaaacaagtcaatatccatgtaaccaacacataaatattattcttacaacataaaaagataatagatattgtacacatcaaatCCGTTTctacaaattacacaaatattcttcttacaatagtatccataaaatacacaaatattctttttacaacatcaaaagatagtagatattgtacacatcaaggtagtatccacaatttacattccatgcaaatgcatgcatcatccaaagttttaaaaaatcaaatacctttcctactcaaatgcaatctagcatgcattcagcccactcgaaccgcacttcatcaatttcaactctggagtacttgagatttgtaaactgtaaaaacacataaataatatattagtaaactaaGACAAAAAATCATTGTTGAAAAaacagtaagagcaccaggtaacaagatgactaattggaatgcttaaaaagagaaacattcatcaattatctcaaccacatcatatagtgatagatttatcattcctgggaacttaatataatccaaaccGAAAATGATGACTGAACTTAATATAAGAAAAAGAGTTATGGTTAGATTCATTGATGACTGAAATTTTAGGCTAAATATAGAAAATAACTGAAAATGATGGTACCTCTCAAATGAATTAATCCAGAAATAGATATTGATGGTGTACCCACTGTCACAAACCATTGTGATGTCAATAAAACAAAATAGTGTAGCACTAGAAACTGTGTTAAAAATGAAAACACCTTTTGTAGGCTAACAACCTAACAACTGAGATAGAGAATGTGAACACCTATATGAAAGGATGCTACAACAAACTATATGATGTACAATCGAGAAATGCAGCCATTGTTTTAAGAGCATGTGTCTGTGTATCAGCATCCTTGGATTGAACATGTGTTCTGTGATG is drawn from Zingiber officinale cultivar Zhangliang chromosome 1B, Zo_v1.1, whole genome shotgun sequence and contains these coding sequences:
- the LOC122042335 gene encoding beta-glucosidase 31-like, with protein sequence HDSNWCHVADGRGSVNPEGVQYYNNLINELKKYGIEPHVILLHFNLPQSLEDEYSGLLSPKIVEDFTAYADVCFREFGDRVKYWITVNEPNIEPILGHDLGIFPPNHCSSSLASSLGLNCSKGNSSVEPYVAGHNLLFSHASAVSLYRKKY